One Cohnella candidum genomic region harbors:
- a CDS encoding glycoside hydrolase family 16 protein, producing MSSYDFPRNDKNKPGYSLVFEDDFDSGDLDRSKWLPYYLPQWSSREKSKANYRFKESQLVLQITEDQEPWCPELDGGIKVSNLQTGVYSGPLDSERGQHRFSKNCLVREEQAEEHLFTPHYGYVELRAKGLHNANNVCAFWMIGFEDRPERSAEICPFELKGWNGGGEETSTIGFGLHPFGDPTIENEFFEREFPIDASRFHVYAVDWTAQGISFYIDNELIHHSKQSPNYPMQLMLNVYEIPRPESLAKQAPEYPSEFHIDYIRCYRKE from the coding sequence ATGTCGAGTTACGATTTTCCTAGAAACGACAAGAACAAACCGGGGTATTCTCTGGTTTTTGAAGATGACTTTGATTCGGGAGACCTTGACCGCAGCAAATGGCTGCCATACTATCTCCCGCAATGGAGCAGCCGCGAGAAATCGAAGGCGAATTACCGATTCAAGGAAAGCCAGCTTGTGCTGCAGATTACGGAGGATCAAGAACCATGGTGTCCCGAACTCGACGGAGGCATCAAGGTCAGCAACCTCCAAACCGGCGTTTATTCCGGGCCGCTCGACAGCGAAAGGGGCCAGCATCGGTTTTCAAAAAACTGCCTCGTCCGTGAAGAGCAGGCCGAGGAGCATTTGTTCACGCCTCATTACGGATATGTGGAACTGAGAGCGAAGGGTCTCCACAACGCCAACAACGTGTGCGCGTTCTGGATGATCGGGTTCGAGGACCGTCCGGAGAGATCGGCGGAGATTTGTCCATTCGAGCTGAAGGGTTGGAACGGAGGAGGGGAGGAAACGTCGACCATCGGCTTCGGCCTGCATCCGTTCGGCGACCCGACGATCGAGAATGAGTTCTTCGAGCGGGAGTTCCCCATCGACGCCAGCCGTTTTCACGTTTATGCGGTGGATTGGACGGCGCAGGGGATCTCCTTTTACATCGATAACGAGCTCATTCACCACTCCAAGCAGTCGCCGAACTATCCCATGCAGCTGATGCTGAACGTCTATGAGATTCCGAGGCCGGAGAGCTTGGCGAAGCAAGCTCCCGAGTACCCGAGCGAATTCCATATCGATTACATCCGGTGTTATCGGAAGGAATAG
- a CDS encoding TetR/AcrR family transcriptional regulator: MAKVDRRILKTQESLKKAVIELMTEKNFDDITIQDIADRADVNRGTIYLHYQDKYDLLDKLIETHLQEIGEMDAWACQLDWTDALVPYFEYFEKNHLFFSTMLASKGAPSSFRTRLLASFMDGFKGEIDRESGKNKDFHDDVLLQFTGTAYVGVIEWWIRNGMPHPPKVMAQQVGDLLGRSL; this comes from the coding sequence ATGGCCAAAGTGGACCGGAGAATTTTGAAGACGCAAGAATCGTTGAAAAAAGCGGTGATCGAACTGATGACGGAAAAAAATTTCGACGACATTACGATCCAGGATATCGCGGACCGGGCAGACGTGAACCGCGGAACCATCTATCTTCATTATCAGGACAAATACGATTTGTTGGATAAACTCATCGAGACGCACCTTCAGGAAATCGGAGAAATGGATGCTTGGGCATGTCAGCTGGATTGGACGGATGCTCTTGTACCCTATTTTGAATACTTCGAGAAAAACCATCTGTTCTTTTCGACCATGTTGGCGAGCAAAGGTGCCCCTTCCTCTTTTAGAACCCGGCTGCTTGCGTCTTTCATGGATGGTTTTAAGGGGGAAATAGACAGAGAAAGCGGCAAAAACAAAGACTTCCATGACGATGTGCTGCTGCAATTTACCGGTACCGCTTATGTGGGAGTCATTGAATGGTGGATCCGCAACGGGATGCCGCATCCGCCGAAAGTAATGGCCCAACAAGTCGGAGACTTGTTGGGGAGAAGCCTGTAG
- a CDS encoding NAD(P)-dependent alcohol dehydrogenase has protein sequence MIASHARAVFSPEGPFQLTEIERRDLQPHDVLIEIKYTGICHSDIHTARGEWGPVQYPLVPGHEIAGIVAQVGSEVTKHAVGDRVGVGCMVDSCGECANCHKGEEQYCLNGMTGTYGAIDKYGQYTQGGYSTHIVVTEDFVVRIPDGIELDAAAPLLCAGITTYSPLRHWGAAPGKKVAVVGLGGLGHMAVKLAHAMGAEVTVLSQSLKKKEDGLKLGADHYYATNDPETFAKLAGTFDLIVNTVSAQIDLNAFLSLLALDGTLVNVGAPADPLSVNVFSLIGHRRSFAGSMIGGIRETQEMLDFCAEHGIAPEIEVISANRIDEAWERVLASDVRYRFVIDISTMENV, from the coding sequence ATGATTGCTTCTCACGCAAGAGCTGTTTTCAGTCCGGAAGGTCCGTTCCAATTGACTGAAATAGAGCGCAGGGATCTTCAGCCGCATGATGTCCTTATCGAAATTAAGTATACGGGCATTTGCCACTCCGACATTCATACGGCCCGCGGCGAGTGGGGGCCAGTTCAATATCCGCTGGTTCCTGGGCATGAGATCGCCGGGATCGTCGCCCAGGTGGGCTCGGAAGTTACGAAACATGCCGTCGGCGACCGGGTAGGAGTAGGCTGCATGGTCGACTCATGCGGAGAGTGCGCGAACTGCCATAAGGGAGAGGAACAGTACTGCCTGAATGGCATGACGGGCACCTATGGAGCGATTGACAAATACGGTCAATATACCCAAGGGGGTTATTCGACCCACATCGTCGTGACGGAAGATTTCGTGGTTCGCATTCCGGACGGGATCGAACTCGATGCCGCAGCTCCGTTGCTGTGCGCCGGCATTACCACGTATTCCCCATTGCGCCATTGGGGAGCCGCGCCCGGCAAGAAGGTCGCCGTCGTCGGACTCGGCGGGCTTGGGCATATGGCCGTGAAGCTCGCTCATGCCATGGGAGCCGAGGTGACGGTTTTATCCCAATCCTTGAAAAAGAAAGAAGACGGTTTGAAGCTGGGCGCGGACCACTACTATGCCACGAACGATCCGGAGACGTTCGCGAAATTGGCCGGTACGTTCGATCTCATCGTGAACACGGTGAGCGCCCAGATCGATTTGAATGCTTTCCTGTCGCTGCTGGCGCTGGACGGCACGCTCGTCAATGTTGGAGCGCCGGCGGATCCGTTATCGGTGAACGTCTTCTCGCTGATCGGACATCGCCGGTCGTTTGCGGGATCGATGATCGGCGGCATTCGCGAAACGCAAGAAATGTTGGACTTCTGCGCCGAACATGGCATTGCCCCGGAGATTGAGGTCATTTCCGCCAACCGGATCGATGAAGCCTGGGAGCGGGTGCTCGCTTCGGATGTCCGGTATCGATTCGTGATCGACATCAGCACGATGGAGAACGTTTAA
- a CDS encoding autoinducer 2 ABC transporter substrate-binding protein — MYRRLFLLFTMMAVLAACGRGHNGAYEVVFSMDGAANPESANTKDEADHKPYRIALVPKGVEIPYFKFAAEGAQEAAGDYGDEVIFAGPKTAGAEEQIRVIEDLIEQDVDLIAVSANDPDKLVPVLLKAKRQGIKVITWDADTLPAAREFFVNMVEPETLGRHLMDTMALAMGEKGEFAVMTGSLSAANLNEWLKWIRIQQEEFYPNMKLVEVVPTNDDVAKAEELGRRLLAEYPHLGGVLGNSSVGPPGAAKAVREAGKAGQVKVVGLSNPNLMKEYLKDDSAQIATLWSPKKLGYLTIALAHRYLSGEKPRDGQQIDKAGSIRVNGDMVIMGEPLDFTKDNVDQYDF; from the coding sequence TTGTACCGCAGGTTATTCCTGCTATTCACCATGATGGCCGTTCTCGCCGCTTGCGGCAGAGGGCACAACGGAGCTTACGAAGTCGTGTTCTCGATGGATGGCGCGGCCAATCCTGAAAGCGCAAACACGAAAGATGAGGCGGATCACAAGCCGTACCGGATCGCACTCGTGCCGAAAGGCGTCGAAATTCCATATTTCAAATTCGCCGCCGAAGGTGCGCAGGAGGCCGCCGGCGACTACGGGGACGAGGTCATTTTCGCGGGACCGAAGACGGCCGGCGCGGAAGAACAGATTCGGGTCATCGAAGATCTGATCGAACAAGACGTCGATCTGATCGCGGTATCGGCGAACGATCCCGACAAACTCGTGCCCGTCCTGTTGAAAGCAAAGCGGCAGGGAATCAAAGTGATCACCTGGGATGCCGATACGCTGCCGGCGGCCAGGGAGTTTTTCGTGAACATGGTGGAACCCGAAACGCTCGGACGCCACTTGATGGACACGATGGCGCTGGCCATGGGGGAAAAAGGGGAATTCGCCGTCATGACCGGTTCCCTGTCCGCCGCGAACCTGAATGAGTGGCTTAAGTGGATCCGCATCCAGCAGGAGGAGTTCTACCCGAACATGAAGCTCGTCGAGGTCGTGCCGACGAACGACGACGTCGCGAAAGCCGAGGAGCTTGGCCGCCGATTATTGGCCGAATACCCGCACCTCGGAGGCGTGCTCGGCAATTCCTCCGTCGGACCGCCCGGCGCCGCCAAAGCGGTACGGGAAGCGGGGAAGGCCGGACAGGTCAAAGTGGTGGGGCTGTCCAACCCGAATTTGATGAAGGAGTACCTGAAGGACGATTCGGCGCAGATCGCGACGCTATGGAGCCCGAAAAAGCTGGGTTACCTGACGATCGCGCTCGCCCATCGGTATCTTTCCGGAGAGAAGCCGAGAGACGGGCAGCAGATCGACAAGGCGGGGAGCATCCGGGTGAACGGGGACATGGTGATTATGGGCGAACCGCTCGATTTTACGAAGGACAACGTGGACCAATATGATTTTTAA
- a CDS encoding sensor histidine kinase, giving the protein MIFKRSLPVRFRDFRLSSKLIVTYLLLTVIPLSLLGYISYAQYARSVEEQIGEYMPKFLYQANADIGKHMNELARLSELLFNSDGSLAILRREKYASRSDVNRDEYNFNGFLTRTYVNAGNPDILGVFVFSKGRMYRSVKTDFRERDWEDTLRRFGEKAEAAAEPRILLPKDMDVHYGNGIPYVFLLEPLFDVDNRKVLGSMLIAVNLSFIDEILHNFETDERADLWVTDRDGYIVYHTDRSRIGQPDLRKPDYPVHNGSFRSMEDGVSRLVSVNESGELGWTLAHSIPAKALTERTDLVRNVTVLVFIVIVLITSIIAIYFSWSVTRPLKKLSSLMKTVERGNFEVDLKVGSGDEVGTLGRSFNSMIGTIRELIRKNYQIEIRQKEAELYALQSQINPHFMYNTLETIGMAVEEGERESVVEMVTLLGRMLRFSVSNQSPSVTIGEEVQHVRDYLTIQKFRFEDRLTFEVVQELDAREYHALYTPKFILQPVVENAIKHGLERRKTLEIHISVGREFGARSGKTDLVLRVRDNGPGIPEEKLAQMETMLRGAGFEGRSSQFGLSNVNARIVMMHGPEYGMQIHSIEDIGTEVTIRIPVMHTPEETEQGERGSRHGDDPDADRG; this is encoded by the coding sequence ATGATTTTTAAACGCAGCCTGCCCGTCCGATTCAGGGATTTCCGTCTCAGCTCGAAGCTGATCGTCACGTACCTGCTGCTTACCGTCATTCCGCTGTCCCTGCTCGGTTATATTTCCTATGCCCAATACGCCCGGTCCGTCGAGGAACAGATCGGCGAATACATGCCCAAGTTCCTCTATCAGGCGAACGCCGATATCGGCAAGCACATGAACGAGCTCGCGAGGCTCTCCGAGCTGCTGTTCAATTCGGACGGCAGCTTGGCGATCCTCCGGCGAGAGAAATACGCAAGCCGGTCTGACGTGAACCGGGACGAGTACAATTTCAACGGTTTCCTGACGCGTACGTACGTGAACGCCGGCAATCCTGACATCCTCGGCGTCTTCGTCTTCTCCAAAGGAAGGATGTACCGAAGCGTCAAAACGGATTTCCGGGAGCGGGATTGGGAAGATACGCTCCGGCGTTTTGGGGAGAAGGCGGAAGCGGCCGCCGAACCTCGCATCCTGCTTCCCAAAGACATGGACGTCCATTACGGGAACGGCATTCCGTACGTTTTCCTGCTGGAGCCCCTGTTCGACGTGGACAACCGGAAAGTGCTGGGCAGCATGCTCATCGCCGTCAACCTGTCGTTCATCGACGAAATTTTGCACAATTTCGAAACGGACGAACGCGCCGACCTGTGGGTGACCGACCGGGACGGGTATATCGTCTACCACACCGACCGCAGCCGGATCGGGCAGCCGGACCTGCGCAAGCCGGATTACCCGGTGCATAACGGGAGCTTCCGGAGCATGGAGGACGGCGTCTCCCGGCTCGTCAGCGTGAACGAATCGGGAGAGCTCGGATGGACGCTGGCGCACAGCATTCCCGCCAAGGCGCTGACGGAGCGGACGGACCTCGTCCGGAACGTGACCGTGCTCGTTTTCATCGTCATCGTCCTGATCACGTCGATCATCGCCATCTATTTCTCCTGGAGCGTTACCCGCCCGCTGAAGAAACTGAGCAGCCTGATGAAAACGGTGGAAAGAGGCAATTTCGAGGTCGACTTGAAGGTAGGCAGCGGAGACGAGGTCGGCACGCTCGGCCGCAGCTTCAACTCGATGATCGGCACGATCCGCGAGCTCATCCGTAAAAACTACCAGATTGAAATCCGCCAGAAGGAAGCCGAGTTGTACGCCTTGCAATCGCAAATCAACCCTCACTTCATGTACAACACGCTCGAAACGATCGGCATGGCGGTCGAGGAAGGCGAACGGGAGTCTGTCGTCGAGATGGTCACGCTGCTGGGGCGGATGCTCAGGTTCTCCGTCTCCAACCAGAGCCCGTCGGTGACGATCGGGGAAGAGGTCCAGCACGTACGCGACTACCTGACGATCCAGAAGTTCCGCTTCGAGGATCGGCTGACGTTCGAGGTGGTGCAGGAGCTGGACGCGAGGGAGTACCATGCCTTGTACACGCCGAAGTTCATTTTGCAGCCGGTCGTCGAAAACGCGATCAAACACGGGCTGGAAAGACGCAAAACGCTGGAGATCCATATTTCGGTCGGCCGGGAATTCGGGGCGCGTTCCGGCAAAACCGATCTCGTGCTTCGGGTGCGGGATAACGGCCCCGGGATACCGGAAGAGAAGCTCGCGCAGATGGAGACGATGCTCCGGGGCGCGGGGTTCGAAGGACGCAGCTCGCAATTCGGCCTCAGCAACGTCAATGCCCGCATCGTCATGATGCACGGGCCGGAATACGGCATGCAAATCCACAGCATCGAAGACATCGGCACGGAAGTGACGATCCGCATCCCGGTCATGCATACGCCGGAGGAAACGGAGCAAGGGGAAAGGGGGAGCCGGCATGGAGACGATCCGGACGCTGATCGTGGATGA
- a CDS encoding response regulator transcription factor encodes METIRTLIVDDEARIRRGIERLVQSCGEGWEVVAAVGDGLQALEYLKESDGRVDLLITDVKMPEMDGLTLIREARKTYSFYPLVISGYDDFTYVRDALREGALDYLLKPVDRTQFRERMADIGSKISGGRYKLLKWGEMEREAERLKESRQIGTLGAITSTDIDLASLGYWVDDFPAGRYLLSNVRLDTPPVKARTFTAKDWKAYYYALENIIREVVSSGAGEGRKAWCWRGSDSDFWTLLHTSDTDDNLEEAMSGLAEEIRSAVRTYTPFSVSAAFGEPIEDLYMLPEAKRRTLHLMDYRLVYGENRVFRSAAIHPDGRGLESEWLPLALQLKRSVEQANAEAAAEWADRLFVRLERLESPDWVQAAVQNAAILIHSVRLESHKSLPQAMSLSQDLAQLRKAPSLQELKRRLNRMIGQVIREIAQSREAGGAKPVEKAAEWILEHLGEDLTVKKIADRVHMNPTYFCECFKLQTGETVLDFLTRHRMSKAKELLAGSPLKLQDVSRSVGYQDVKYFSRLFKQWTGQTPTQYRESI; translated from the coding sequence ATGGAGACGATCCGGACGCTGATCGTGGATGATGAAGCCCGCATCCGCCGGGGCATCGAGAGGCTGGTGCAATCGTGCGGCGAGGGGTGGGAGGTCGTGGCGGCGGTCGGGGACGGCCTTCAGGCGCTCGAATACTTGAAGGAGTCGGACGGAAGAGTCGATCTGCTCATCACCGACGTGAAGATGCCCGAAATGGACGGCTTGACGCTGATCCGCGAAGCACGCAAAACGTACTCCTTCTATCCGCTCGTCATCAGCGGCTACGACGACTTTACCTACGTTCGGGACGCGCTTCGGGAAGGGGCGCTCGATTACCTGCTCAAGCCCGTGGATAGAACCCAGTTCCGCGAACGGATGGCCGACATCGGATCGAAGATCTCCGGCGGCCGGTACAAGCTGTTGAAGTGGGGCGAGATGGAGAGAGAGGCCGAAAGGCTGAAGGAAAGCCGGCAAATCGGAACGCTGGGCGCCATTACCTCCACCGACATCGATCTGGCCAGCTTGGGGTATTGGGTGGACGATTTTCCAGCGGGCCGGTATCTTCTGTCCAACGTACGGCTCGACACGCCGCCGGTGAAAGCGAGAACCTTCACGGCCAAGGATTGGAAGGCTTACTATTACGCGCTTGAAAATATCATTCGGGAAGTCGTTTCCTCCGGTGCGGGAGAGGGACGGAAAGCCTGGTGCTGGCGGGGCTCGGATTCGGATTTCTGGACGCTGCTGCACACTTCGGACACCGACGACAATCTGGAAGAAGCGATGAGCGGACTGGCCGAAGAGATCCGTTCCGCCGTCCGAACGTATACGCCGTTCTCGGTGTCGGCGGCGTTCGGGGAACCGATCGAGGATCTCTATATGCTTCCGGAAGCCAAACGCCGAACGCTGCACTTGATGGATTACCGCTTGGTGTACGGCGAGAACCGCGTGTTCCGGAGCGCCGCCATCCATCCGGACGGCCGCGGATTGGAGTCGGAGTGGCTGCCGCTCGCGCTGCAGCTGAAGCGAAGCGTGGAACAGGCGAATGCGGAAGCTGCCGCCGAATGGGCGGACCGCCTGTTCGTCCGTCTGGAGCGGCTGGAGTCTCCCGACTGGGTGCAGGCGGCCGTGCAGAACGCCGCAATCCTCATCCACTCCGTTCGGTTGGAGAGCCATAAGAGCTTGCCTCAAGCGATGTCGCTTTCGCAGGATTTGGCGCAGCTCAGGAAAGCGCCGAGCCTGCAGGAACTGAAACGCCGCCTGAACCGGATGATCGGGCAGGTCATCCGGGAAATCGCCCAATCCCGCGAAGCGGGCGGAGCCAAACCGGTGGAGAAGGCGGCCGAATGGATCTTGGAGCATCTGGGCGAGGATCTGACCGTCAAGAAAATCGCCGACCGGGTGCATATGAACCCGACTTATTTCTGCGAATGCTTCAAGCTTCAGACAGGCGAAACGGTGCTGGATTTCTTGACTCGGCACCGGATGTCCAAAGCCAAGGAACTGCTCGCAGGCTCTCCTCTGAAGCTGCAGGACGTCAGCCGGTCCGTCGGTTACCAGGACGTCAAGTATTTCAGCCGCCTGTTCAAGCAATGGACGGGGCAGACCCCGACCCAATACCGCGAATCGATCTAG
- a CDS encoding sugar ABC transporter ATP-binding protein: MAETEYVLELKGITKIFPGVKALDDVYFKLRPGEIHALMGENGAGKSTFIKVITGVHRPDEGEMFLNGRKVDFRHPTDAQKAGIAAIYQHVTCYPDLSVTENIYMGHEKIASGTKRVLWKEMHEEAGRLLRELGASFSPKTQMGALSVAEQQIVEIAKALSVDAKIIIMDEPTAALTRSESEELYRIAERLRDQGKSIIFISHRFEDMYRLAGVVTVFRDSRYIGTWNVDEISNHDLIIAMVGREISQLFPKKEAQIGEEVLRTEGLGRTGYFADVAFSLRRGEILGLTGLVGAGRTEVCQAIFGIDRPDKGKIFVKGREVRIRSPREAMGLGIGYLPEDRQKQGLVLQWAIGRNITLSTLEKITAKGALQPRKELDIAKRLAEKVGVKAKSVFDLVSSLSGGNQQKVVFAKLLTADLDVLILDEPTKGVDVGAKSAIYDIIGDLACAGYGVILVSSEMPEIIGLCDRVAVMREGRITAMLNRDELTQEAILAASMDDAEQSRDQRRVRA, from the coding sequence GTGGCGGAAACCGAATACGTACTGGAACTGAAAGGCATCACCAAAATTTTTCCCGGCGTCAAGGCACTGGATGATGTTTACTTCAAGCTTCGCCCCGGCGAAATCCATGCCTTGATGGGCGAGAACGGCGCGGGCAAATCGACGTTCATCAAAGTCATCACGGGCGTTCACCGTCCCGATGAAGGCGAGATGTTTCTAAACGGCCGCAAGGTCGACTTCCGGCATCCGACCGATGCGCAGAAAGCCGGCATCGCGGCGATCTATCAGCACGTCACGTGTTATCCGGACTTGAGCGTGACGGAGAACATCTATATGGGGCACGAGAAAATCGCGTCCGGCACGAAACGCGTGCTCTGGAAAGAGATGCACGAGGAAGCGGGACGCCTGCTCCGGGAGCTGGGAGCGTCGTTCAGCCCCAAGACGCAAATGGGGGCGCTCAGCGTCGCCGAGCAGCAGATCGTCGAAATCGCCAAGGCGCTTTCCGTCGACGCCAAAATCATCATCATGGACGAACCGACGGCCGCCTTGACGCGCAGCGAGAGCGAAGAGCTGTACCGGATCGCCGAACGGCTTCGCGACCAAGGCAAGTCGATCATTTTCATCTCCCACCGTTTCGAAGATATGTACCGGCTGGCCGGCGTGGTCACCGTTTTCCGTGATTCGCGTTACATCGGCACCTGGAACGTGGATGAAATCTCGAACCACGACCTGATCATCGCGATGGTCGGGCGTGAAATATCGCAGCTGTTCCCGAAGAAGGAAGCGCAAATCGGCGAAGAGGTATTGCGAACGGAGGGACTGGGCCGCACCGGTTATTTCGCGGACGTCGCCTTCTCGCTAAGGCGGGGCGAAATCCTCGGCCTCACCGGTCTCGTCGGCGCGGGCCGTACGGAAGTGTGCCAAGCGATCTTCGGCATCGATCGGCCGGATAAAGGGAAGATCTTCGTGAAAGGCCGGGAGGTCCGCATCCGCAGTCCGCGGGAAGCGATGGGGCTGGGCATCGGATACTTGCCGGAAGATCGGCAAAAGCAGGGTCTCGTCCTGCAATGGGCGATCGGCCGTAACATTACGCTGTCGACGCTCGAGAAAATCACGGCGAAGGGAGCCTTGCAGCCGCGCAAAGAGCTGGACATCGCCAAACGGTTGGCGGAGAAGGTCGGCGTCAAGGCGAAAAGCGTATTCGACCTCGTCAGCTCCCTGTCGGGCGGCAACCAGCAGAAGGTCGTATTCGCGAAGCTGCTCACGGCGGACCTCGACGTGCTGATCCTGGACGAACCGACCAAAGGCGTCGACGTCGGCGCGAAGTCCGCGATTTACGACATCATCGGTGATCTGGCCTGCGCCGGATACGGGGTCATCCTCGTGTCCTCCGAAATGCCGGAGATCATCGGTTTGTGCGACCGCGTAGCGGTCATGCGGGAAGGACGGATCACCGCGATGCTGAACCGGGACGAACTGACGCAGGAAGCGATCCTCGCGGCGTCGATGGACGATGCGGAGCAATCGAGAGACCAAAGGCGGGTAAGAGCATGA
- a CDS encoding ABC transporter permease has product MSAKIAKFRELGLLAFILLLSAGVQLRNPSFLTWENINDMITNTAILSILAVGMMLVIITRGIDLSIGATLALSGMMAALTVSRYPGLHPLAAIGIGIGIGLVCGMILGFLVARVNILPIIATLGMMNVFRGLTYETSGGKWVSAHQMPTGFKDIATGSLLGINNLIAIAIVTYAAAYYFVGHTRTGRRIYAIGSNPDSAAISGIRTGKILWLVYTIMGGLSGLAGVLWVSKFASAQGDTASGYELSVIAACVLGGVSIAGGVGKISGIVLGSILLGILNNALPMINVSAFWQMFIQGGIILIAVLVNALVKRGIDRNNLMRRSI; this is encoded by the coding sequence ATGAGCGCGAAAATCGCGAAATTCCGGGAGCTGGGGCTGCTCGCATTTATCCTGCTGCTGTCGGCGGGGGTTCAACTGCGCAATCCGAGTTTCCTGACCTGGGAAAACATCAACGACATGATTACGAATACGGCGATTTTGAGCATTTTGGCGGTCGGCATGATGCTGGTCATCATCACCCGAGGCATCGATTTGTCCATCGGCGCGACGCTCGCATTGTCCGGGATGATGGCGGCGCTGACGGTCAGCCGATATCCGGGGCTGCATCCGCTTGCCGCCATCGGGATCGGAATCGGCATCGGTCTCGTTTGCGGCATGATTCTGGGCTTCCTGGTGGCGAGGGTGAACATCTTGCCCATCATCGCCACGCTCGGGATGATGAACGTGTTCCGGGGGCTGACCTACGAAACGAGCGGTGGCAAGTGGGTCAGCGCCCATCAGATGCCGACGGGCTTCAAAGACATCGCAACGGGATCGCTTCTCGGCATTAACAATCTGATCGCGATCGCCATCGTGACCTATGCGGCCGCTTATTATTTCGTCGGCCATACGCGGACCGGCCGGAGAATTTACGCGATCGGCAGCAACCCGGATTCGGCGGCCATCAGCGGCATCCGGACCGGCAAAATCCTGTGGCTCGTCTACACGATCATGGGGGGGCTGTCCGGACTGGCGGGGGTCCTGTGGGTGTCGAAGTTCGCTTCCGCGCAAGGGGATACGGCTTCCGGATATGAGCTCAGCGTCATCGCGGCCTGCGTGCTGGGCGGCGTGAGCATCGCGGGCGGCGTCGGGAAAATTTCCGGCATCGTGCTCGGCTCCATCCTGCTCGGCATTCTGAATAACGCCTTGCCGATGATCAACGTCTCCGCGTTCTGGCAAATGTTCATCCAAGGCGGCATCATCCTGATCGCCGTGCTCGTGAACGCGCTGGTCAAGCGGGGAATCGACCGCAACAACCTGATGAGGAGGTCCATCTAG
- a CDS encoding ABC transporter permease, protein MEPRLIANRQEFSWKGFVLQWEWLLVVLILAVFVMNASLSEFFLDYDNLRDATMGFLDKAFIVLPMVFIILMGDIDISVASIVALSSVVMADLYSKGLPMAWAMVVCLAVGTVCGWINGMLIVRFKELSSVIVTLATMIIYRGIAYIILEDQAAGKFPKWFKFLGWEYVGSIPFILIAFAVFALGFGLLLHKTGFGRKLYAIGNNATASRFSGVEVDRIKVIAFTLAGLMSAVTALFLTSRMGSSRPNIATGYELEVIAMVVLGGVSTAGGKGRMIGAILAVFLIGYLRYGLGLVNISAQSLLIVLGLLLIFAVAVPQLKWKRRRTG, encoded by the coding sequence ATGGAACCGCGCTTGATAGCGAACCGACAAGAGTTTTCGTGGAAGGGATTCGTCCTCCAATGGGAGTGGCTGCTGGTCGTCCTGATCTTGGCCGTATTCGTCATGAACGCTTCTCTCTCGGAGTTTTTCCTGGATTATGACAATCTGCGGGACGCCACGATGGGCTTCCTGGACAAAGCGTTCATCGTGCTGCCGATGGTGTTCATTATCCTGATGGGCGATATCGACATCTCGGTCGCCTCCATCGTCGCTTTATCTTCGGTGGTCATGGCGGATCTGTACAGCAAAGGACTGCCGATGGCATGGGCGATGGTCGTCTGCCTGGCGGTCGGAACCGTCTGCGGATGGATCAATGGCATGCTGATCGTGAGGTTCAAGGAACTGTCTTCCGTGATCGTCACGCTCGCCACCATGATCATTTACCGCGGCATCGCCTACATCATCCTGGAGGACCAGGCGGCGGGCAAATTCCCCAAATGGTTCAAGTTTCTCGGCTGGGAGTACGTCGGCAGCATCCCGTTTATTCTGATCGCGTTCGCCGTATTCGCCCTCGGCTTCGGTTTGCTCCTTCACAAGACGGGCTTCGGCAGAAAGCTGTACGCTATCGGCAACAATGCGACGGCGAGCCGGTTCTCCGGCGTGGAAGTGGACCGGATCAAGGTCATCGCCTTCACGCTCGCCGGACTCATGTCCGCCGTAACGGCCTTGTTTTTAACCTCGCGCATGGGCAGCAGCCGGCCGAACATCGCCACCGGCTACGAGCTGGAAGTGATCGCGATGGTCGTTCTTGGGGGCGTCAGCACCGCGGGCGGCAAGGGGAGGATGATCGGGGCCATTTTGGCGGTATTCCTGATCGGCTACCTACGCTACGGGCTCGGACTCGTGAACATCTCGGCGCAGTCGCTTCTGATCGTGCTTGGCTTGCTGCTCATTTTCGCCGTTGCCGTGCCGCAGTTGAAGTGGAAACGCCGCCGCACCGGCTAA